The following are encoded in a window of Lacinutrix sp. WUR7 genomic DNA:
- the dinB gene encoding DNA polymerase IV: MSSDLPIRKIIHVDMDAFYASVEQMDNPELRGKPVAVGGGGTRGVVSAASYEARKFGVRSAISGAQARRNCPQLIFVKPRFDRYTEISKQVKKIFFDYTDLVEPLSLDEAYLDVTENKKGNPSASLLAKEIRDRIFNEVGLTASAGISINKFIAKVASDYNKPNGQKTVNPEEVLEFLEVLDIRKFYGVGKVTAEKMYQKGIFTGKDLKSKTLEFLDENFGKSGRYYYYIVRGIHNSEVKPNRIRKSLAAERTFNENLSSEVFMLEKLEHIAEEVSRRLNKSKVAGKTITLKIKYSDFTLQTRSKTLPYFISDASIILETAKDLLYQEKMSNSVRLLGISLSNLNTEKSKKMVVKEKEVSVQLQFGF, encoded by the coding sequence ATGTCAAGCGATTTACCAATACGAAAAATTATTCATGTTGATATGGATGCATTTTATGCTTCTGTAGAGCAGATGGATAATCCGGAATTACGCGGAAAACCTGTTGCTGTTGGTGGTGGTGGAACGCGTGGTGTGGTAAGTGCCGCTAGTTATGAAGCTCGAAAATTTGGCGTACGAAGTGCTATTAGTGGCGCACAAGCAAGACGAAATTGTCCGCAACTAATTTTTGTAAAACCTCGTTTTGATAGATATACCGAAATATCAAAACAAGTAAAAAAGATTTTTTTCGATTATACCGATTTGGTAGAACCGCTTTCTTTAGACGAAGCCTATTTAGATGTCACTGAAAACAAAAAAGGGAATCCGAGTGCATCCTTACTAGCAAAAGAAATAAGAGACCGTATTTTTAATGAGGTTGGTTTAACGGCTTCGGCAGGAATTAGCATTAATAAATTTATTGCTAAAGTTGCTAGTGATTATAATAAACCTAACGGACAAAAAACGGTGAATCCTGAAGAGGTTTTAGAATTTTTAGAGGTTTTAGACATTCGGAAATTTTATGGTGTTGGTAAAGTTACTGCGGAAAAAATGTACCAAAAAGGCATCTTTACAGGAAAAGATTTAAAATCGAAAACACTAGAATTTTTAGATGAAAATTTCGGGAAATCTGGACGCTACTATTATTATATCGTAAGAGGAATACACAATAGTGAAGTAAAACCGAATAGAATTAGAAAATCACTTGCTGCAGAACGTACTTTTAACGAAAACCTTTCTTCCGAAGTTTTTATGTTAGAAAAACTAGAACATATTGCCGAAGAAGTCTCCAGACGTTTAAACAAAAGTAAAGTTGCAGGAAAAACAATAACGTTAAAAATTAAATACAGTGATTTTACTTTACAAACTAGAAGTAAAACCCTGCCGTATTTTATAAGTGATGCCAGCATTATTTTAGAAACTGCAAAAGATTTATTGTATCAAGAAAAAATGAGTAATTCGGTGCGATTGCTTGGTATTTCTCTATCTAACTTAAATACCGAGAAATCGAAAAAGATGGTGGTAAAAGAAAAAGAAGTTAGTGTGCAATTACAGTTTGGGTTTTAA
- a CDS encoding lysoplasmalogenase produces MNKSILIILIVISVICTIISSYIDSNTMHYIFKPLSTILVILLPVLYAKNGLKRYKNIILIGLVFCLIGDIFLMFDAYFIFGLASFLIGHVFFIYAFASIRGFSWNVKTLMPLVLVAGLIFFKLKDHLGDLLIPVILYVTCIVLMAWQAINVYVWKKEYGFLLIAIGASLFLVSDSVLSYRKFIGDFTIAQFLVSSTYWTAITLISLSTIYINKKTSAAI; encoded by the coding sequence ATGAATAAAAGTATTCTTATCATTTTAATCGTAATTTCTGTAATCTGCACGATCATTTCGTCTTATATAGATAGTAACACCATGCATTATATTTTTAAACCATTGTCTACCATACTAGTTATCTTATTGCCTGTGTTGTATGCTAAAAATGGTTTAAAGCGATATAAAAATATCATACTTATTGGTTTGGTATTTTGCTTAATTGGAGATATTTTTTTAATGTTTGATGCATATTTTATTTTTGGTTTGGCATCGTTTTTAATTGGTCACGTGTTTTTTATATATGCATTTGCTAGCATTCGCGGATTTTCGTGGAATGTAAAAACCCTAATGCCATTAGTGCTTGTCGCTGGCCTTATATTTTTTAAATTAAAAGACCATTTAGGTGATTTACTAATTCCTGTAATTCTATATGTAACGTGTATTGTACTCATGGCTTGGCAAGCAATAAATGTATATGTCTGGAAAAAAGAATATGGCTTTTTGCTCATCGCCATTGGTGCATCTTTGTTTCTGGTTTCCGACTCTGTTTTATCCTATAGAAAATTTATTGGTGATTTTACTATCGCACAATTTTTGGTTTCTAGTACCTATTGGACAGCAATTACCTTAATTTCGCTTTCTACAATTTATATTAATAAGAAAACAAGTGCAGCAATCTAA
- a CDS encoding IPExxxVDY family protein, protein MRKLILEDFIEDIDYALIGIHCSIEDYRLAYLLNKHLGLNLKRKSVDIEYKDTSCYSIFEWEDEKQLTVWNLISNISKIEVNDAVDVTSLFVNEEKFTKTNYLIPEYKKVNFILKISDDPNQHLEKQALNKILEIPQVVTAFGIDANKLKTTDQLIFN, encoded by the coding sequence TTGCGAAAACTAATTCTTGAAGATTTTATAGAAGACATAGACTATGCTTTAATTGGCATACATTGCTCTATTGAAGACTACAGACTAGCCTATTTATTAAACAAACATCTAGGACTAAACCTTAAAAGAAAATCCGTAGATATAGAATATAAAGATACTTCATGTTATTCTATTTTTGAATGGGAAGACGAAAAACAATTAACCGTTTGGAATCTGATATCTAACATTAGCAAAATAGAAGTTAATGATGCAGTAGATGTTACTTCGTTATTTGTAAACGAAGAGAAATTTACAAAAACAAACTATTTAATTCCCGAATATAAAAAGGTGAATTTTATATTAAAAATAAGTGATGATCCTAATCAGCATTTAGAAAAGCAAGCCTTAAATAAAATTTTAGAAATACCTCAAGTAGTAACTGCTTTTGGTATTGATGCAAACAAATTAAAAACTACAGACCAATTAATATTTAATTAA
- the pbpC gene encoding penicillin-binding protein 1C: protein MKIITYIKKHKIKTVILVVLFLAYYFCLPKQLFKDPTATVITSANNELLGAQIAKDGQWRFPQNDSVPEKFKTCIIQFEDEYFYKHPGFNPISIFKALKQNIQSGEVKRGGSTITQQVIRLSRKGQSRTYFEKIKEMILATRLEFRESKDQILAFYSSYAPFGGNVVGIDAASWRYFNRNANQLSWAESATLAVLPNAPSLIYPGKNQERLLVKRNRLLQKLLEKEIIDSLTYSLSIAEGLPQKPYPLPQMAPHLLQKVAKTNYGKRVQTTINSRLQKQTNTIVKNHYNLLKQNEIYNMSVLVLDVKTRKVLAYVGNAPTDRAHQKDVDIIDKPRSTGSILKPFLYAAMLDSGDLLPNTLIADVPTKYGSYSPVNFNKEYDGAVPASRALSRSLNVPAVRMLQEFGLDRFHHYLKELKLKDLKYNANHYGLTLVLGGAESNLWDLCKSYASLSSTVNHYSENSSQYFTNEFCEPTFLASEEIDFGKKTSDKTLFDAASIYLTYESLKEVNRPESDESWEFFDGSKQIAWKTGTSFGFRDAWAIGTTKDYVVGVWVGNADGEGRPGLVGVQTAAPILFDVFDALPNSDWFAKPFDEMQEVSICEKSGYRATENCEETQNKFIQLSGLKTKPCPYHKLVHLDTNEQYQVNSSCEAISNITNKSWFVLPPLMEFYYKTKNPFYKRLPRFRSDCLGENTISMQFIYPKENTTVFLPKDFDGNTNELVLKIAHSKPETTLFWYVDAVFVGTTKDIHDMAILPKVGKHVITVVDTFGNETKRKITISK from the coding sequence TTGAAAATAATAACCTACATAAAAAAGCATAAAATAAAAACAGTAATTCTTGTTGTGCTTTTTCTTGCTTATTATTTCTGTTTACCGAAGCAACTTTTTAAAGACCCGACAGCAACAGTAATAACTAGTGCGAATAACGAATTACTTGGTGCACAAATAGCCAAAGATGGACAATGGCGATTTCCGCAGAATGATTCGGTGCCCGAAAAATTTAAAACCTGTATTATTCAGTTTGAAGACGAATATTTTTACAAGCATCCTGGTTTTAATCCTATTTCTATTTTTAAAGCACTGAAACAAAATATACAATCTGGAGAAGTAAAACGAGGAGGAAGTACGATTACGCAACAAGTTATTCGTCTTTCTAGAAAGGGACAATCCAGAACGTATTTCGAAAAAATAAAAGAAATGATTCTTGCCACGCGATTAGAATTCCGCGAAAGCAAAGATCAAATACTAGCCTTTTATAGTAGTTATGCTCCTTTTGGAGGAAATGTAGTTGGTATAGATGCTGCTTCATGGCGCTATTTTAATAGAAACGCAAACCAATTATCTTGGGCAGAAAGTGCCACTTTAGCGGTTTTACCAAATGCACCAAGTTTGATTTATCCTGGAAAAAATCAAGAACGATTGCTTGTAAAACGAAACCGTTTACTTCAAAAACTATTAGAAAAAGAGATTATAGATTCGCTAACCTACAGTTTATCTATTGCCGAAGGTTTACCACAAAAACCATATCCTTTACCACAAATGGCTCCACATTTATTGCAAAAAGTAGCGAAAACAAATTATGGGAAACGAGTACAAACTACTATTAATTCCAGATTACAAAAACAAACAAATACTATTGTAAAAAATCATTACAACTTGTTGAAGCAAAATGAAATTTACAACATGTCAGTTTTAGTTTTAGATGTAAAAACCCGAAAAGTTTTAGCTTATGTTGGTAACGCGCCAACGGATAGAGCGCATCAAAAAGATGTTGATATTATAGACAAACCGAGAAGCACAGGAAGCATTTTAAAGCCGTTTTTATATGCGGCGATGTTAGATTCTGGCGACTTGTTACCAAACACATTAATTGCAGATGTGCCAACGAAATACGGAAGCTATTCACCTGTGAATTTCAACAAAGAATACGATGGTGCAGTTCCTGCGAGTCGTGCTTTATCGCGTTCTTTAAACGTTCCTGCGGTTCGGATGCTTCAGGAGTTTGGTTTAGATAGATTTCATCATTATTTAAAAGAATTAAAACTGAAAGATTTAAAATACAACGCCAATCATTACGGATTAACCTTGGTTCTTGGTGGAGCAGAAAGTAATCTTTGGGATTTATGTAAAAGCTACGCATCGTTATCCTCTACCGTAAATCATTACAGCGAAAATTCGAGTCAATATTTTACCAACGAATTTTGTGAACCTACTTTTTTAGCTTCGGAAGAGATAGATTTCGGAAAGAAAACTTCAGATAAAACCTTATTTGATGCCGCTTCGATTTACTTAACATACGAAAGTTTAAAAGAAGTAAACCGACCAGAAAGTGATGAAAGTTGGGAGTTTTTTGACGGATCAAAACAAATTGCATGGAAAACAGGAACCAGTTTTGGTTTTCGAGATGCTTGGGCAATTGGAACCACCAAAGATTACGTGGTTGGCGTTTGGGTTGGAAATGCAGATGGCGAAGGAAGACCAGGTTTGGTTGGTGTGCAAACTGCTGCTCCCATTTTATTTGATGTTTTTGATGCATTGCCAAATAGCGATTGGTTTGCTAAACCTTTTGATGAAATGCAAGAGGTTTCCATTTGTGAAAAAAGTGGCTATAGAGCAACGGAAAACTGTGAGGAAACCCAAAACAAATTTATACAACTTAGCGGCTTAAAAACGAAACCTTGTCCGTATCACAAATTAGTACATTTAGATACCAACGAACAATATCAAGTAAATTCTTCGTGTGAGGCTATTAGTAATATTACCAATAAATCCTGGTTTGTGCTTCCGCCATTAATGGAATTCTATTACAAAACCAAAAATCCTTTTTATAAACGGTTACCAAGATTTAGAAGCGATTGTTTGGGGGAGAATACTATTTCTATGCAGTTTATTTATCCGAAAGAAAATACCACTGTTTTTTTACCAAAAGACTTTGATGGGAATACGAATGAACTCGTTTTAAAAATTGCACATTCTAAACCAGAAACTACTTTGTTTTGGTATGTAGATGCTGTTTTTGTTGGTACCACAAAAGATATTCATGATATGGCTATTTTACCTAAAGTAGGAAAACATGTTATTACTGTAGTAGATACTTTTGGTAATGAAACAAAGCGCAAGATTACTATTTCTAAATAA
- the fabF gene encoding beta-ketoacyl-ACP synthase II — protein sequence MELKRVVVTGLGALTPIGNTKDEYWEALLSGKSGAAPITYFDTEKFKTKFACEIKNFNATDFFDRKEARKMDRFAQYAMVASDEAIIDAKLNLDTINKLRVGVIWGAGIGGLETFQNEVLNFAEGDGTPRFNPFFIPKMIADIAPGNISIKHGFMGPNYTTVSACASSANAMIDALNYIRLGHCDVIVTGGSEAAVTIAGMGGFNAMHALSTRNESPETASRPFDATRDGFVLGEGAGAIVLEEYEHAKARGAKIYAEVLGGGMSSDAYHMTAPHPEGIGVIAVMKNCLENAGLKPEEVDHINTHGTSTPLGDVAELKAISQVFGAHAKNININSTKSMTGHLLGAAGAIESIACILAMEHGIVPPTINHTTVDDRIDPELNLTLNTPQKRDVKVAMSNTFGFGGHNACVLFKKLD from the coding sequence ATGGAACTAAAGCGAGTTGTAGTTACAGGTCTAGGAGCATTAACACCAATCGGTAATACCAAAGATGAATATTGGGAAGCCTTATTAAGTGGTAAAAGTGGTGCTGCGCCAATAACATATTTTGATACGGAAAAGTTCAAAACCAAGTTCGCTTGTGAAATAAAAAACTTTAACGCGACCGATTTTTTTGATAGAAAAGAAGCGCGTAAAATGGACAGGTTCGCTCAGTACGCTATGGTAGCTTCAGATGAAGCTATCATAGATGCTAAGCTTAACTTGGACACCATCAACAAACTACGTGTTGGTGTTATTTGGGGTGCAGGAATTGGTGGTCTAGAAACCTTTCAAAACGAAGTTTTAAACTTTGCAGAAGGAGATGGTACACCTAGATTCAATCCATTCTTTATTCCAAAAATGATTGCAGATATTGCACCTGGGAACATATCTATTAAACATGGATTTATGGGACCAAATTACACAACAGTTTCGGCTTGTGCCTCTTCTGCTAACGCTATGATAGATGCCTTAAACTATATTCGTTTAGGTCATTGTGATGTTATAGTTACTGGAGGAAGTGAAGCAGCAGTTACTATTGCTGGAATGGGTGGATTTAATGCCATGCATGCTTTATCTACTAGAAACGAAAGCCCAGAAACAGCATCTAGACCTTTTGACGCTACCAGAGATGGTTTTGTTTTAGGAGAAGGCGCAGGAGCTATTGTTTTAGAAGAATATGAGCACGCAAAAGCAAGAGGAGCAAAAATATATGCAGAAGTATTAGGAGGCGGAATGTCTTCAGATGCATATCACATGACAGCGCCACATCCAGAAGGAATTGGTGTTATTGCTGTTATGAAAAATTGTTTAGAAAATGCCGGACTTAAACCAGAAGAAGTAGACCATATTAATACACATGGTACCTCAACACCTCTAGGAGATGTTGCAGAACTTAAAGCTATTTCTCAAGTATTTGGTGCGCATGCGAAAAACATAAACATTAATTCTACAAAATCTATGACTGGCCATTTGTTAGGTGCAGCAGGAGCTATTGAATCTATTGCGTGTATTCTTGCAATGGAACATGGTATCGTGCCTCCAACAATAAATCATACTACAGTGGATGACCGTATAGACCCTGAATTAAATTTAACACTTAATACACCTCAAAAAAGAGATGTTAAAGTAGCCATGAGCAACACCTTTGGATTTGGTGGACATAATGCTTGTGTATTATTTAAGAAGTTAGATTAA
- a CDS encoding lipase family protein, with amino-acid sequence MKKGICIINLLLILIVFLGCEKDDGEFSSQNQSATAQFKSSVTVEDGITSDFQSWLQSNGYGSYDFLRNDLEGGSFGGKINMTDQIINQPVIFIHGNSDKALGDVFGQSGWTDSRDYFVSQGYSNAELYGFTWGPADVYQAGSQYHSYAYLSQIRAFIQAVKAYTGASKVDIIGHSMGVTLGRKAVKGGGGYDAAIGNYNLGNALTSSVDTFVGIAGANQGLVSCYQVNGGTLTCDNENGLYPGYLWWGFGPYGVSDYLVDINSTTNYEGDYIYSIWSSVDEIIGYGNLVYGQYTSRIPGQDGEKKYSSIPYGHFNVKDMTEAVQYQMVKNHYIP; translated from the coding sequence ATGAAAAAGGGTATCTGCATTATCAATTTGTTACTAATATTAATAGTATTCCTTGGATGTGAAAAGGATGATGGGGAATTTAGTAGTCAAAATCAGTCAGCAACAGCACAATTTAAAAGTAGCGTAACTGTAGAAGATGGTATTACAAGTGATTTTCAATCCTGGTTGCAATCCAATGGCTATGGTAGTTATGACTTTTTAAGAAATGATTTAGAAGGCGGTAGTTTTGGAGGTAAAATTAATATGACAGATCAAATTATTAACCAACCCGTTATATTTATTCATGGAAATTCAGACAAAGCTCTTGGAGATGTTTTTGGTCAATCAGGCTGGACAGATTCTCGAGATTATTTTGTGTCGCAAGGGTATTCTAATGCAGAATTATACGGTTTTACTTGGGGTCCTGCAGATGTGTATCAAGCAGGTTCGCAATACCATTCCTATGCATATCTTTCTCAAATAAGAGCATTTATTCAAGCAGTAAAAGCATATACAGGAGCTTCAAAAGTGGATATTATAGGGCATTCCATGGGGGTCACTTTAGGGCGAAAAGCCGTTAAAGGAGGAGGTGGTTATGATGCTGCAATTGGAAATTACAATTTAGGAAATGCCTTAACTTCTTCGGTTGATACCTTTGTTGGTATTGCAGGAGCCAATCAAGGTTTGGTTTCTTGTTATCAGGTAAATGGTGGAACATTAACTTGTGATAATGAAAATGGATTGTATCCAGGTTATTTATGGTGGGGTTTTGGTCCTTACGGCGTTTCAGACTATTTGGTAGATATAAATAGTACTACAAATTATGAAGGAGATTATATATATTCTATTTGGTCATCTGTAGATGAGATTATTGGTTATGGAAACCTGGTTTACGGACAGTATACTTCTAGAATTCCTGGGCAAGATGGAGAAAAGAAATACAGTTCAATACCTTATGGACACTTTAACGTAAAAGATATGACGGAGGCAGTTCAATACCAAATGGTGAAAAATCATTACATTCCTTAA
- the pyk gene encoding pyruvate kinase — translation MIKRKKTKIVATLGPATSTKKVLKRMLEEGVDVFRINFSHADYADVKERIQMIRELNDEFGYNAAILGDLQGPKLRVGVMKGDVIVKEGDEIIFATGERFEGTKERVYMTYDRFPQDAKPGERILLDDGKLIFEVVSTDKKTEVKARVIQGGPLKSKKGVNLPNTNISQPALTEKDIEDAIFAIEQKVDWMALSFVRHAEDLMQLEELIKKHSDHKIPIIAKIEKPEAVENIDKIVAYCDGLMVARGDLGVEVPAEQVPLIQKQLVLRAKKARIPVIIATQMMETMISSLTPTRAEVNDVANSVMDGADAVMLSGETSVGQYPVQVITQMSNIIKSVEDSPLIQVPQMPPHIRTKRYITKSICYHAANMANEINAKGISTLTNSGYTAFQISAWRPSAHILVFTSNKRILAQLNLLWGVKTFYYDKFVSTDETIEDVNAIACKKGYLEVGDMLISLAAMPIQEKGMVNTLRVTEITSCSF, via the coding sequence ATGATAAAAAGAAAAAAAACCAAAATAGTAGCAACCTTAGGACCAGCAACAAGTACCAAAAAGGTTTTAAAAAGAATGCTAGAAGAAGGAGTAGATGTGTTTAGAATTAATTTTTCGCATGCAGATTATGCAGACGTAAAAGAACGCATTCAAATGATACGTGAACTTAATGATGAATTTGGTTATAATGCGGCTATTTTAGGAGATTTACAAGGACCAAAACTTCGTGTAGGAGTTATGAAAGGAGATGTCATTGTAAAAGAAGGAGACGAAATTATCTTTGCCACCGGAGAACGTTTTGAAGGGACAAAAGAGCGTGTTTACATGACTTATGACCGTTTTCCTCAAGACGCAAAACCAGGAGAACGTATTCTTTTAGATGATGGTAAACTTATTTTTGAAGTCGTTTCTACAGACAAAAAAACCGAAGTTAAAGCAAGAGTAATACAAGGTGGCCCCCTTAAATCTAAAAAAGGAGTAAATCTACCAAACACCAATATCTCACAACCAGCTTTAACAGAAAAAGATATTGAAGATGCTATTTTTGCCATTGAGCAAAAAGTAGACTGGATGGCTTTATCCTTTGTACGTCATGCAGAAGATTTAATGCAATTAGAAGAATTAATTAAAAAGCACAGCGATCATAAAATTCCAATTATAGCTAAAATTGAAAAACCAGAAGCTGTAGAAAACATAGATAAAATTGTTGCTTATTGTGACGGATTGATGGTTGCTCGTGGGGATTTAGGAGTGGAAGTGCCTGCAGAACAAGTACCACTTATTCAAAAACAATTAGTATTACGTGCTAAAAAAGCTAGAATTCCAGTAATCATTGCAACGCAAATGATGGAAACTATGATTTCTAGTCTTACACCAACAAGAGCAGAAGTGAATGATGTTGCAAACTCTGTAATGGATGGCGCAGATGCAGTAATGCTTTCAGGTGAAACTTCTGTCGGGCAATATCCTGTGCAAGTAATCACGCAAATGTCTAACATTATTAAAAGCGTAGAAGATTCCCCGCTTATTCAAGTACCACAAATGCCACCACATATTCGCACAAAAAGATATATCACCAAATCGATCTGTTATCACGCAGCGAATATGGCAAACGAAATTAATGCAAAAGGTATTTCAACACTTACCAATAGTGGGTATACTGCATTTCAAATTTCAGCTTGGCGTCCATCAGCACACATTTTAGTATTTACCTCTAACAAACGTATATTAGCGCAGTTAAATTTACTTTGGGGGGTTAAGACGTTTTATTACGATAAGTTTGTAAGCACAGACGAAACCATAGAAGACGTAAATGCTATTGCTTGTAAAAAAGGGTATTTAGAAGTTGGTGACATGCTAATCAGTTTAGCGGCAATGCCAATACAAGAAAAAGGAATGGTAAACACCTTGCGTGTAACCGAAATTACAAGTTGTAGTTTCTAG
- the rnc gene encoding ribonuclease III, producing the protein MSYIRNIFNSRSKDNGDFFTSIAKILSFKPKEIKFYQTAFTHRSMNIRNSKGHAINYERLEFLGDAMLSAVVAHHLYIEVPSGDEGYLTKMRSKIVSREHLNELGRDLKLIKLVESKIPKGQFGDNIHGNLFEALVGAIFLDRGYKYCEKFIYKRVITPHVDIETLEGKVISYKSLLIEWCQKEKKNFNYDVYEDTGNDDIRHFSVKLSIDKKVISKARATSKKKAEEKASKRAFFALQKQIPRGATV; encoded by the coding sequence ATGAGCTACATTCGTAACATATTTAATTCTCGTTCTAAAGATAACGGGGATTTTTTTACGTCTATCGCAAAAATTTTAAGCTTTAAACCTAAGGAAATAAAATTTTACCAAACTGCTTTTACACATCGTTCTATGAACATAAGAAATAGCAAAGGACATGCTATTAATTATGAACGATTAGAATTTTTAGGAGACGCAATGCTTAGTGCTGTAGTGGCACATCATTTATATATAGAAGTTCCAAGTGGAGATGAAGGGTACCTTACCAAAATGCGTTCTAAAATTGTAAGTAGAGAGCATTTAAACGAATTAGGAAGAGATCTTAAACTAATAAAATTAGTAGAAAGTAAAATACCTAAAGGTCAATTTGGTGATAATATTCATGGCAATTTATTCGAAGCTTTAGTAGGTGCTATTTTCCTAGATCGAGGCTATAAGTACTGCGAGAAATTTATTTACAAACGAGTAATTACTCCACATGTAGATATAGAAACGCTAGAAGGCAAAGTAATAAGTTATAAAAGTTTGCTTATTGAATGGTGCCAAAAAGAGAAGAAAAATTTTAATTATGATGTCTATGAAGACACAGGAAATGATGATATAAGACATTTTTCTGTGAAACTTTCTATAGATAAAAAAGTGATTTCTAAAGCACGAGCTACTTCTAAAAAGAAGGCCGAAGAAAAAGCCTCAAAAAGAGCGTTTTTTGCGTTGCAAAAGCAAATCCCAAGAGGAGCTACAGTTTAA
- a CDS encoding CYTH domain-containing protein gives MQQSNLEIERKFLVKSSAFKTEAFKNTKIVQGFLSTNKKRTVRVRLKGEQGFLTIKGASSKNGLSRFEWEKEISKLEAEDLLKLCKKGIIDKIRYEIKVENHIFEVDEFFGENEGLIVAEVELQAEDEAFTKPDWLGEEVTGNIKYYNSQLSSKPFTTWKK, from the coding sequence GTGCAGCAATCTAATTTAGAAATAGAACGTAAATTTTTAGTGAAATCTTCTGCGTTTAAAACGGAAGCTTTTAAAAACACGAAAATTGTTCAAGGGTTTTTAAGTACCAATAAAAAAAGAACCGTTCGCGTAAGACTAAAAGGAGAACAAGGTTTTTTAACCATAAAAGGAGCGTCTTCAAAAAACGGATTATCCCGTTTTGAATGGGAAAAAGAAATATCTAAATTGGAAGCAGAAGATCTTTTGAAACTTTGTAAAAAAGGAATTATTGATAAAATACGATATGAAATTAAAGTAGAAAATCATATTTTTGAAGTAGATGAATTTTTCGGTGAAAACGAAGGTTTAATTGTAGCAGAAGTAGAATTGCAAGCAGAAGACGAAGCTTTCACAAAACCAGATTGGCTTGGTGAAGAAGTTACAGGAAATATAAAATATTACAACTCACAACTAAGTAGCAAACCATTTACTACTTGGAAAAAATAA
- a CDS encoding acyl carrier protein, whose protein sequence is MSDIASRVKAIIVDKLGVDENEVVTEASFTNDLGADSLDTVELIMEFEKEFDIQIPDDQAENIATVGQAVSYIEAAK, encoded by the coding sequence ATGTCAGACATTGCATCAAGAGTAAAAGCGATTATCGTAGACAAACTGGGAGTTGATGAAAACGAAGTTGTTACTGAAGCTAGCTTTACAAACGACTTAGGAGCAGATTCATTAGATACTGTAGAATTAATAATGGAGTTCGAAAAAGAATTCGATATCCAAATACCAGACGATCAAGCTGAAAATATTGCAACAGTTGGTCAAGCAGTTTCTTATATCGAAGCAGCTAAATAA
- a CDS encoding YciI family protein gives MKQFIILIFALVTVVACKDESKTVIDEISTVPNTEVVEEVIEAVLEVKQSVAALKAELKAKGFETFDYIDEKTQDTVIMQKYFMAFLKKGPIRSQNEEVDKGLQEEHLEHLSRMYDEGFADLIGPFGDDGDIRGITVYNVPTKKMADSLANLDPMVQAGRLKIEMHPWWCAKGQSLR, from the coding sequence ATGAAACAATTTATAATTTTAATTTTTGCTTTAGTAACTGTTGTTGCTTGTAAGGACGAAAGTAAAACGGTTATTGACGAAATTTCAACGGTTCCAAATACAGAGGTCGTTGAAGAAGTAATAGAAGCCGTTTTAGAAGTAAAACAATCTGTTGCTGCGCTTAAAGCGGAATTAAAAGCGAAAGGATTTGAAACTTTTGATTACATAGATGAAAAAACACAAGATACTGTAATCATGCAAAAGTACTTCATGGCATTTTTAAAGAAAGGACCAATTAGAAGTCAGAACGAAGAAGTAGATAAAGGATTACAAGAAGAGCATTTAGAGCATTTAAGTAGAATGTATGACGAAGGCTTTGCCGATTTAATAGGTCCTTTTGGAGACGATGGCGATATTCGAGGTATTACAGTGTATAATGTACCAACAAAAAAAATGGCCGATAGCTTGGCTAATCTAGATCCTATGGTGCAAGCCGGTCGTTTAAAAATAGAAATGCATCCTTGGTGGTGTGCAAAAGGACAATCTTTGCGCTAG